In Neodiprion pinetum isolate iyNeoPine1 chromosome 6, iyNeoPine1.2, whole genome shotgun sequence, one genomic interval encodes:
- the Septin2 gene encoding septin-2 isoform X3, protein MDSLFNTSFESTPSPHSLPSVKLKAHTYELQESNVRLKLTIVDTVGYGDQINKEDSFKAVVDYIDAQFEAYLQEELKIKRSLSTYHDSRTHVCLYFICPTGHGLKSIDLVCMKKLDTKVNIIPIIAKADTISKTELQKFKSKIISELQNNGVHIYQFPTDDESVSDVNTSMNAHVPFAVVGSTDFVRVGNKMMRSRQYPWGTVQVENESHCDFVKLREMLIRTNMEDMREKTHCRHYELYRKKRLEQMGFSDVDSENKPVSFQQTFEAKRSVHLQELQQKEDEMRQMFVVRVKEKESELKDAEKEYFHNVSPLLNHCLQLHGKFDKLKKDHTEEKKKLEESRKKLEDDILEFNRRKSQIAQQAQHHTLTLGKSKKK, encoded by the exons ATGGATTCTCTTTTCAACACGAGTTTCGAATCAACTCCAAGTCCGCATAGCCTACCGTCGGTGAAGCTGAAGGCTCATACCTATGAGCTGCAGGAAAGTAACGTTCGTCTGAAGCTGACAATCGTTGATACCGTTGGCTATGGGGATCAGATAAACAAAGAAGACAGTTTCAAGGCTGTCGTCGACTACATAGATGCCCAGTTTGAAGCTTACCTTCAGGAGGAATTAAAGATCAAGCGGTCTCTATCCACTTATCATGATAGCCGCACCCACGTTTGCCTCTACTTTATCTGCCCCACAGGTCATGG CTTGAAATCAATCGATCTCGTGTGCATGAAGAAGCTCGATACCAAAGTAAATATCATTCCAATTATCGCAAAGGCTGATACAATTTCGAAGACTGAATTACAGAAATTTAAG AGTAAAATTATATCCGAACTGCAAAACAATGGAGTTCATATTTACCAGTTTCCAACCGACGATGAGAGCGTATCGGATGTCAATACATCCATGAACGCACATGTTCCATTCGCAGTAGTCGGCAGTACTGATTTTGTACGAGTTGGAAATAAAATGATGAGATCTCGCCAGTATCCATGGGGCACAGTGCAGG TCGAAAACGAATCTCATTGCGACTTCGTGAAATTGCGTGAAATGCTGATTAGGACGAACATGGAAGACATGCGGGAGAAAACTCATTGCCGCCACTACGAATTGTACCGTAAAAAAAGACTAGAACAA ATGGGATTTAGCGACGTGGACAGCGAGAACAAACCGGTCAGTTTCCAGCAGACCTTTGAGGCCAAGCGATCTGTCCATCTCCAAGAGCTTCAACAGAAGGAGGACGAGATGCGTCAGATGTTTGTCGTGCGCGTTAAGGAAAAGGAATCTGAACTGAAAGACGCGGAAAAAGAG tattttcaCAATGTTTCGCCGTTACTCAATCATTGCTTGCAGCTGCACGGCAAGTTTGACAAGCTTAAGAAAGACCACAcagaggagaagaaaaagctGGAAGAAAGTCGAAAGAAACTCGAAGATGATATCCTCGAATTTAACAGAAGAAAGTCACAAATCGCCCAGCAGGCTCAACACCATACTTTGACTCTTGGTAAGAGCAAGAAGAAGTAA
- the Septin2 gene encoding septin-2 isoform X2 → MAAVEVERAKLEANLRNLKLSGHVGFDSLPDQLVNKSVQNGFVFNILCIGETGLGKSTLMDSLFNTSFESTPSPHSLPSVKLKAHTYELQESNVRLKLTIVDTVGYGDQINKEDSFKAVVDYIDAQFEAYLQEELKIKRSLSTYHDSRTHVCLYFICPTGHGLKSIDLVCMKKLDTKVNIIPIIAKADTISKTELQKFKSKIISELQNNGVHIYQFPTDDESVSDVNTSMNAHVPFAVVGSTDFVRVGNKMMRSRQYPWGTVQVENESHCDFVKLREMLIRTNMEDMREKTHCRHYELYRKKRLEQMGFSDVDSENKPVSFQQTFEAKRSVHLQELQQKEDEMRQMFVVRVKEKESELKDAEKELHGKFDKLKKDHTEEKKKLEESRKKLEDDILEFNRRKSQIAQQAQHHTLTLGKSKKK, encoded by the exons ATGGCCGCCGTCGAAGTGGAGCGTGCTAAG CTCGAGGCGAACCTTCGTAACCTTAAACTATCCGGTCACGTCGGATTCGACAGCCTTCCCGATCAGCTGGTCAACAAGTCCGTCCAGAATGGATTTGTGTTCAACATCCTGTGCATTG GAGAAACGGGTTTGGGAAAATCAACGCTGATGGATTCTCTTTTCAACACGAGTTTCGAATCAACTCCAAGTCCGCATAGCCTACCGTCGGTGAAGCTGAAGGCTCATACCTATGAGCTGCAGGAAAGTAACGTTCGTCTGAAGCTGACAATCGTTGATACCGTTGGCTATGGGGATCAGATAAACAAAGAAGACAGTTTCAAGGCTGTCGTCGACTACATAGATGCCCAGTTTGAAGCTTACCTTCAGGAGGAATTAAAGATCAAGCGGTCTCTATCCACTTATCATGATAGCCGCACCCACGTTTGCCTCTACTTTATCTGCCCCACAGGTCATGG CTTGAAATCAATCGATCTCGTGTGCATGAAGAAGCTCGATACCAAAGTAAATATCATTCCAATTATCGCAAAGGCTGATACAATTTCGAAGACTGAATTACAGAAATTTAAG AGTAAAATTATATCCGAACTGCAAAACAATGGAGTTCATATTTACCAGTTTCCAACCGACGATGAGAGCGTATCGGATGTCAATACATCCATGAACGCACATGTTCCATTCGCAGTAGTCGGCAGTACTGATTTTGTACGAGTTGGAAATAAAATGATGAGATCTCGCCAGTATCCATGGGGCACAGTGCAGG TCGAAAACGAATCTCATTGCGACTTCGTGAAATTGCGTGAAATGCTGATTAGGACGAACATGGAAGACATGCGGGAGAAAACTCATTGCCGCCACTACGAATTGTACCGTAAAAAAAGACTAGAACAA ATGGGATTTAGCGACGTGGACAGCGAGAACAAACCGGTCAGTTTCCAGCAGACCTTTGAGGCCAAGCGATCTGTCCATCTCCAAGAGCTTCAACAGAAGGAGGACGAGATGCGTCAGATGTTTGTCGTGCGCGTTAAGGAAAAGGAATCTGAACTGAAAGACGCGGAAAAAGAG CTGCACGGCAAGTTTGACAAGCTTAAGAAAGACCACAcagaggagaagaaaaagctGGAAGAAAGTCGAAAGAAACTCGAAGATGATATCCTCGAATTTAACAGAAGAAAGTCACAAATCGCCCAGCAGGCTCAACACCATACTTTGACTCTTGGTAAGAGCAAGAAGAAGTAA
- the Septin2 gene encoding septin-2 isoform X1 yields the protein MAAVEVERAKLEANLRNLKLSGHVGFDSLPDQLVNKSVQNGFVFNILCIGETGLGKSTLMDSLFNTSFESTPSPHSLPSVKLKAHTYELQESNVRLKLTIVDTVGYGDQINKEDSFKAVVDYIDAQFEAYLQEELKIKRSLSTYHDSRTHVCLYFICPTGHGLKSIDLVCMKKLDTKVNIIPIIAKADTISKTELQKFKSKIISELQNNGVHIYQFPTDDESVSDVNTSMNAHVPFAVVGSTDFVRVGNKMMRSRQYPWGTVQVENESHCDFVKLREMLIRTNMEDMREKTHCRHYELYRKKRLEQMGFSDVDSENKPVSFQQTFEAKRSVHLQELQQKEDEMRQMFVVRVKEKESELKDAEKEYFHNVSPLLNHCLQLHGKFDKLKKDHTEEKKKLEESRKKLEDDILEFNRRKSQIAQQAQHHTLTLGKSKKK from the exons ATGGCCGCCGTCGAAGTGGAGCGTGCTAAG CTCGAGGCGAACCTTCGTAACCTTAAACTATCCGGTCACGTCGGATTCGACAGCCTTCCCGATCAGCTGGTCAACAAGTCCGTCCAGAATGGATTTGTGTTCAACATCCTGTGCATTG GAGAAACGGGTTTGGGAAAATCAACGCTGATGGATTCTCTTTTCAACACGAGTTTCGAATCAACTCCAAGTCCGCATAGCCTACCGTCGGTGAAGCTGAAGGCTCATACCTATGAGCTGCAGGAAAGTAACGTTCGTCTGAAGCTGACAATCGTTGATACCGTTGGCTATGGGGATCAGATAAACAAAGAAGACAGTTTCAAGGCTGTCGTCGACTACATAGATGCCCAGTTTGAAGCTTACCTTCAGGAGGAATTAAAGATCAAGCGGTCTCTATCCACTTATCATGATAGCCGCACCCACGTTTGCCTCTACTTTATCTGCCCCACAGGTCATGG CTTGAAATCAATCGATCTCGTGTGCATGAAGAAGCTCGATACCAAAGTAAATATCATTCCAATTATCGCAAAGGCTGATACAATTTCGAAGACTGAATTACAGAAATTTAAG AGTAAAATTATATCCGAACTGCAAAACAATGGAGTTCATATTTACCAGTTTCCAACCGACGATGAGAGCGTATCGGATGTCAATACATCCATGAACGCACATGTTCCATTCGCAGTAGTCGGCAGTACTGATTTTGTACGAGTTGGAAATAAAATGATGAGATCTCGCCAGTATCCATGGGGCACAGTGCAGG TCGAAAACGAATCTCATTGCGACTTCGTGAAATTGCGTGAAATGCTGATTAGGACGAACATGGAAGACATGCGGGAGAAAACTCATTGCCGCCACTACGAATTGTACCGTAAAAAAAGACTAGAACAA ATGGGATTTAGCGACGTGGACAGCGAGAACAAACCGGTCAGTTTCCAGCAGACCTTTGAGGCCAAGCGATCTGTCCATCTCCAAGAGCTTCAACAGAAGGAGGACGAGATGCGTCAGATGTTTGTCGTGCGCGTTAAGGAAAAGGAATCTGAACTGAAAGACGCGGAAAAAGAG tattttcaCAATGTTTCGCCGTTACTCAATCATTGCTTGCAGCTGCACGGCAAGTTTGACAAGCTTAAGAAAGACCACAcagaggagaagaaaaagctGGAAGAAAGTCGAAAGAAACTCGAAGATGATATCCTCGAATTTAACAGAAGAAAGTCACAAATCGCCCAGCAGGCTCAACACCATACTTTGACTCTTGGTAAGAGCAAGAAGAAGTAA
- the LOC124222371 gene encoding growth arrest-specific protein 2 isoform X1, producing MSCANRFPSSQHTRYRSSWGPTSTTVFNRADVPRPSAEEEEFADIYHERLHYVQGRQLIPLQEDLADWINKTINVDHITGENFFDALDNGVMVCRLARVIQEKARSAVDSGRVKGPVPVIRGRCWENAARRSFFSRDNMENFIQFCRRLGVHENLLFESDDLVLHGQPRNVVLCLLEVARLASRYALEPPGIVQLEREIAAEQERDLHCLSDSGISHSSLVSWQYQSPSPAPSPRPPVETIKHSSSTSEVTATAARWLDPNPVPPASDMRRSVSDNGPTGSDGVPSDTTEDDWSRGSAEDPDEVPSPSISPSPTPAEPPEHSGPITELDRKVRRAAEAVQRLCQCPSNKCSKLKVRKVGEGRYHIAGRNVFIRLLKGRHMMVRVGGGWDTLEHFLTRHDPCQVRVLSRESTPPPHSNGITSAPYLHIRAKYRSPPPESLAGR from the exons ATGTCGTGTGCAAATCGTTTCCCCTCGTCCCAGCACACGAGGTACCGGAGCAGCTGGGGTCCGACCTCGACCACCGTCTTCAACCGGGCCGATGTGCCGAGACCGTCGGCCGAAGAGGAGGAATTTGCCGACATTTACCACGAGCGCCTTCACTACGTTCAGGGTCGACAGCTGATCCCGCTGCAGGAGGATCTCGCCGATTGGATAAACAAGACGATCA ATGTCGACCACATAACgggtgagaattttttcgatgCACTTGACAACGGCGTGATGGTGTGTCGCTTGGCAAGAGTGATTCAGGAAAAAGCGCGATCCGCAGTTGATTCCGGTCGAGTCAAGGGG CCAGTTCCAGTGATAAGAGGCCGTTGCTGGGAGAACGCGGCCAGGCGGAGTTTCTTTTCGCGAGACAATATGGAGAATTTCATCCAATTCTGCCGGCGTCTAGGGGTGCACGAGAACCTCCTCTTCGAGAGCGACGACCTCG TTCTCCACGGACAGCCGCGCAACGTCGTTCTCTGCCTCCTGGAGGTCGCGAGGTTGGCCTCCAGGTACGCCCTGGAACCGCCCGGGATCGTTCAGCTCGAGCGGGAAATCGCCGCCGAACAAGAAAGGGACCTCCACTGCCTTTCCGACAGCGGAATATCCCACAGCAGTCTCGTCTCTTGGCAGTACCAGTCGCCATCCCCCGCCCCCTCGCCCAGACCCCCGGTCGAAACCATCAAGCACAGCAG CTCGACGTCCGAGGTGACGGCAACTGCTGCGAGATGGCTCGACCCAAATCCCGTCCCACCCGCGTCGGACATGCGGAGGTCCGTCAGCGATAACGGACCCACCGGAAGTGACGGCGTTCCGAGCGACACCACCGAGGACGACTGGTCTCGGGGAAGCGCCGAAGACCCTGACGAGGTTCCGTCACCTTCGATTTCACCATCCCCAACACCCGCCGAACCGCCCGAACATTCCGGTCCGATCACGGAGCTGGATCGCAAG GTGCGGCGGGCAGCCGAAGCCGTCCAAAGACTCTGCCAGTGTCCGTCCAACAAATGTTCCAAGCTGAAGGTGCGCAAGGTCGGAGAGGGACGTTATCACATCGCCGGTCGGAACGTCTTCATCAGG CTCCTGAAGGGGAGGCACATGATGGTGCGAGTCGGGGGCGGCTGGGACACCCTCGAGCATTTTCTTACGAGGCACGACCCTTGCCAGGTGAGGGTACTTAGCCGCGAAAGCACGCCGCCGCCTCACAGCAACGGTATCACCTCCGCTCCATACCTGCACATAAGGGCAAAGTACCGCAGCCCTCCACCAGAATCACTAGCCGGTCGTTAG
- the LOC124221011 gene encoding small ribosomal subunit protein mS27, which translates to MWKTVRICERLAVQLKNVSNCKRTFLSDAYRCDEAWNKRLASPLLEKVDLEKFYILLSQKYSRETKANAVDIDIFANAISGDGEEIDELIDLLYKLRRTSETSLMLDSTHYAVVRSFIKANRIDGLLNVLHDRVNYGVFPDHCALNILIDSLVKSKDYTSAARAAVLLMLQEDFENEISNALVVYACHMYLKNPGDTWKEPEPVVDTSKEVVKVRVRFLRNPYFDDHFDLQKPAHLVGKTLSMYGKHMGDSIGRTYQLIGLTLYGKYDAATSLVREWTQNDTKQVLYRDGLELVKNELAKIAESEITDQIKALNEELKMLEAADLVNESLEAAMEKRVKDAVSQFEEKDIASQLENFPKWENQRQSVIDQQLAELDRKQRLENVAKIKKDLEERERVLTFFENEEKIDLIIESRENEEENKPTEIKQQNAKDEDYIPPEVHSRARQTR; encoded by the exons ATGTGGAAGACGGTGAGGATTTGCGAAAGACTAGCGGTACAATTGAAGAACGTTTCGAATTGCAAACGAACGTTCCTCTCCGATGCTTACCGTTGCGACGAGGCGTGGAACAAGCGGCTCGCATCCCCGTTGCTGGAAAAGGTAGATTTAGAGAAATTTTACATATTGCTTAGCCAGAAGTATTCCAGAGAGACTAAGGCGAACGCGGTCGACATAGATATATTTGCAAACGCGATAAGCGGAGATGGTGAGGAGATCGACGAGCTGATAGATCTCCTCTACAAACTGAGAAGGACGTCGGAAACATCGCTAATGTTAGACTCGACTCATTACGCCGTCGTTAGGAGCTTCATTAAAGCGAACCGCATCGACGGGCTTCTTAACGTACTACACGACAGAGTAAACTACGGAGTCTTCCCAGACCACTGTGCTCTCAACATTCTTATCGATTCGCTCGTGAAAAGTAAAGATTACACATCCGCTGCACGCGCCGCGGTGTTACTGATGCTCCAAGAAGACTTTGAGAATGAAATATCAAACGCACTCGTCGTCTATGCCTGCCACATGTACCTCAAGAATCCAGGAGATACTTGGAAAGAGCCGGAGCCTGTCGTAGACACGAGCAAGGAAGTGGTCAAGGTACGAGTCAGGTTTCTTAGGAATCCATACTTCGACGATCACTTTGACCTCCAAAAGCCAGCTCATCTAGTGGGAAAAACCTTATCAATGTATGGCAAACACATGGGTGATTCGATTGGGAGAACTTATCAGCTAATTGGCCTTACACTTTACGGGAAATATGATGCAGCTACTAGTTTGGTCAGAGAATGGACGCAGAATGACACAAAGCAAGTTCTGTATCGTGACGGATTAGAATTGGTTAAAAATGAACTGGCCAAAATTGCGGAGAGCGAAATCACTGATCAAATCAAAGCTCTTAATGAGGAATTGAAAATGTTGGAAGCTGCTGACTTGGTGAATGAAAGTCTTGAAGCTGCTATGGAGAAAAGAGTCAAAGATGCTGTTAGCCAATTTGAGGAGAAGGACATTGCTTCCCAACTTGAG AACTTTCCTAAGTGGGAAAACCAGAGGCAGTCTGTGATTGACCAACAGCTAGCCGAACTGGATAGAAAACAGAGACTAGAAAATGTTGCCAAGATAAAGAAGGACCTTGAAGAAAGAGAACGAGTGTTGACATTCTTTGAGAACGAGGAAAAGATCGACCTGATAATTGAGAGTAgggaaaatgaagaagaaaacaaaccAACTGAGATCAAGCAACAGAATGCTAAGGACGAGGATTACATACCCCCAGAAGTTCATAGCAGAGCTCGACAAACTCGCTGA
- the LOC124222371 gene encoding growth arrest-specific protein 2 isoform X2, with protein MSCANRFPSSQHTRYRSSWGPTSTTVFNRADVPRPSAEEEEFADIYHERLHYVQGRQLIPLQEDLADWINKTINVDHITGENFFDALDNGVMVCRLARVIQEKARSAVDSGRVKGPVPVIRGRCWENAARRSFFSRDNMENFIQFCRRLGVHENLLFESDDLVLHGQPRNVVLCLLEVARLASRYALEPPGIVQLEREIAAEQERDLHCLSDSGISHSSLVSWQYQSPSPAPSPRPPVETIKHSSSTSEVTATAARWLDPNPVPPASDMRRSVSDNGPTGSDGVPSDTTEDDWSRGSAEDPDEVPSPSISPSPTPAEPPEHSGPITELDRKVRRAAEAVQRLCQCPSNKCSKLKVRKVGEGRYHIAGRNVFIRLLKGRHMMVRVGGGWDTLEHFLTRHDPCQKYKSNALCSKGISKQRNPARQVMSAR; from the exons ATGTCGTGTGCAAATCGTTTCCCCTCGTCCCAGCACACGAGGTACCGGAGCAGCTGGGGTCCGACCTCGACCACCGTCTTCAACCGGGCCGATGTGCCGAGACCGTCGGCCGAAGAGGAGGAATTTGCCGACATTTACCACGAGCGCCTTCACTACGTTCAGGGTCGACAGCTGATCCCGCTGCAGGAGGATCTCGCCGATTGGATAAACAAGACGATCA ATGTCGACCACATAACgggtgagaattttttcgatgCACTTGACAACGGCGTGATGGTGTGTCGCTTGGCAAGAGTGATTCAGGAAAAAGCGCGATCCGCAGTTGATTCCGGTCGAGTCAAGGGG CCAGTTCCAGTGATAAGAGGCCGTTGCTGGGAGAACGCGGCCAGGCGGAGTTTCTTTTCGCGAGACAATATGGAGAATTTCATCCAATTCTGCCGGCGTCTAGGGGTGCACGAGAACCTCCTCTTCGAGAGCGACGACCTCG TTCTCCACGGACAGCCGCGCAACGTCGTTCTCTGCCTCCTGGAGGTCGCGAGGTTGGCCTCCAGGTACGCCCTGGAACCGCCCGGGATCGTTCAGCTCGAGCGGGAAATCGCCGCCGAACAAGAAAGGGACCTCCACTGCCTTTCCGACAGCGGAATATCCCACAGCAGTCTCGTCTCTTGGCAGTACCAGTCGCCATCCCCCGCCCCCTCGCCCAGACCCCCGGTCGAAACCATCAAGCACAGCAG CTCGACGTCCGAGGTGACGGCAACTGCTGCGAGATGGCTCGACCCAAATCCCGTCCCACCCGCGTCGGACATGCGGAGGTCCGTCAGCGATAACGGACCCACCGGAAGTGACGGCGTTCCGAGCGACACCACCGAGGACGACTGGTCTCGGGGAAGCGCCGAAGACCCTGACGAGGTTCCGTCACCTTCGATTTCACCATCCCCAACACCCGCCGAACCGCCCGAACATTCCGGTCCGATCACGGAGCTGGATCGCAAG GTGCGGCGGGCAGCCGAAGCCGTCCAAAGACTCTGCCAGTGTCCGTCCAACAAATGTTCCAAGCTGAAGGTGCGCAAGGTCGGAGAGGGACGTTATCACATCGCCGGTCGGAACGTCTTCATCAGG CTCCTGAAGGGGAGGCACATGATGGTGCGAGTCGGGGGCGGCTGGGACACCCTCGAGCATTTTCTTACGAGGCACGACCCTTGCCAG AAATACAAGAGCAATGCACTGTGCAGCAAAGGGATATCAAAGCAAAGAAATCCTGCGAGACAAGTTATGTCGGCGCGTTGA